The following nucleotide sequence is from Saccharothrix texasensis.
TCTTCGGTGCGAACACGGACGGATGACGTCACCTGAAGTCCACAGTGGACTGATCATTGACCGGCTCCACCGCCTGACCACTGCCGGCAGACGTCATGAGCGCGCGAGATCACTCGCCACGCGGAACCGCGGAATGCAGCCCGCACGGTAAAGATGACCACCCGAACGGGTTGCCTGTCCACGATGGAGGTTTGGGTGAGGCACCCGGTCCGGCTGCCGCGGCTCCCGGACGAGCGGTCGCCCCGAGGTCATCGGGTGATGACGCAGCCGAGGGCGGCGGCGGCCAGGCCGAGGGCCAGGCTCGCGGCGATGTTGGCCAGCGCTTGGCGGTGGCGGCCGTCCTCGGTCAGCCGGACGGTCTCGTAGCTGAACGTGCTGTAGGTCGTCAGGCCGCCGCACAGACCGGTGCCGACCAGGGCGAACAGGTCCGGTGACGTGCCGGCCACGCAGCCCAGCACGAACGAGCCCACGACGTTGACCGCGAGCGTGGCCCAGGGGAACGTCCGCTGGGCCAACCGGCCGGCGGCATAGCGCAGCGAGGCGCCCACGGCCGCGCCGGCGAAGACCAGCAGCACCGTCATGGCCACACCTTGCGGGTCGCGGCCATGGCGGCGAAGGTCGCGCACAGCGCCAGGAACAGGGTGCCGAACAGGTACCCGACGGCGGTGAGGCCACCCAGCCGCACGGCGTCCAGCGCGTAGCCCGAGAACGTGGTGAAGCCGCCGAGCACGCCGATGCCGAGGAACGGCCGGGCGAGCGGGTGCAGGCGCGGCACCAGGACCATCAGGACGCCGATCAGCGCGCTGCCCACGACGTTGACCACCAGCGTGCCCCACGGGCCGGGCACGACGGCGGACAG
It contains:
- the crcB gene encoding fluoride efflux transporter CrcB produces the protein MTVLLVFAGAAVGASLRYAAGRLAQRTFPWATLAVNVVGSFVLGCVAGTSPDLFALVGTGLCGGLTTYSTFSYETVRLTEDGRHRQALANIAASLALGLAAAALGCVITR
- a CDS encoding fluoride efflux transporter FluC — translated: MRAETRIVAAVALGGGIGGVARYGLSAVVPGPWGTLVVNVVGSALIGVLMVLVPRLHPLARPFLGIGVLGGFTTFSGYALDAVRLGGLTAVGYLFGTLFLALCATFAAMAATRKVWP